DNA from Prunus persica cultivar Lovell chromosome G6, Prunus_persica_NCBIv2, whole genome shotgun sequence:
GGTCATTGAAATGCAGTCGGTGCAGTGTTGCTGGGCACAATAGGAAGACTTGCAAGGCTATTATATGAACACTCCTTctcatttgacaattttttattttagatatgGTTTAGCGAATGTATAGTCAGTTTCTGCGTTGCACTTTTTGCAAAAACTGTATTGCATTTTTAGTTGCTTGTAATTGGCTACACAGCTTCTAATTGgatattgtgattcttttttgaagttaatgaaaattatacaattatttaatgagtggatattcgttttcgactgccattcaatgcttgttttcagattttgagcagattttgttgcagaaactgcagtgcagtttctgtttatttgttgCAGATTATGAGCAGAAACTACATTTCAATGCTGACctacttaaatgtgttttgaacaaagttttagtactttgattatggctttggcttttgggttcttttcacattttttgagctgattttttatttttatttatttatataaactgcactgcagttttaatttgttgcagtatttttgaccagaaaattcagtgcagtttgtttgtttccttttcgttTTGTTGCATCTTGTTCCAAGATTATATTACAGTTTATATGTATAGGAAATATGTTCTCATATACCATAActagaaatatttacaaacatCCACAAGAATTAAGATACATATTGTCTTGAGTTAACGAAAGGCAAATCACTAGAGACGATTAATTACACAGTTTTTGTGGTGTAGGAGTTTTGTGACATATTGTGCTCGATATTCATTCATGAATTTCTTGTCCACGCTTTTTGGAATGGGCTGTCCTTGTGCTATTTTATCTATATAGAACATGACGAACATGCCGCAATCCAATCTGCAAATGAAATACgagattagttttttttgcttttgaatgatttcaaactgtaatgaatagttgagtAGACACAATTCTTACGAAGATGCACTTTGTTGAGCACATTCCATGTCATCctcaaatggaaactgcaatggATTTTGCATAATCCAATTGAGAGTGAGTTCTTCAGTTGGAGTCAAATCTTTTTGTACAAGTGTCGGGGGCCCTTCCTTTTGCTTCACaagtgttggtttttttttagtttctatgAACACTCGTGCTTGAGGTCTTATATATTCTAGCCACCCTTCAACAAtattaacctgtttaaagaagaagaaaaaaaagagaaaaagaaatggtaaTCAGTGCATTGCATATTATAGTTTTGGTCTGAAATTAGGCAGTATGTATaatacagaaactgcaatgcagtttctgtttgtgtttgtgctgAGAAATTAAGACAGTTTCATTCCACTTACAAAGTTTCGAGCAATGTCAATgcacctttcttcttttctacgTCCCAACGATCTAAGTGGATTGTAGTGTCTCCACTTTCGTTCATTTTTGTAAAATGTGAGAAGTGTGAAGTGGAACTCTTCTTTTGAAATAATCGGGAAGAAAAGAACACTGCATTTCCCGAGTTTTTCAAGTAAGTGTTCATACAGGAACCTGTGCCAAGATGGCTCTTGGAAGCTTTGCATGTAAGCCTGATATCATAGAATGGCAATTTgttagtatatatttttcgaaaactgcagtgcattgtctgtttaaacaattttgaattttcaaaataatacttACCGAAGTCCATGTGGACATGTACTGTGGACTCTCTGTCTGCATGGGCTCTATTTTATCCTCCTCTATTTGGATATAGGCCTCAATAACCTGTTTCACATTTATTggagaaaaatggaattatAAATGGGTAATATAGGtagcacaaataaaaaatacagtgCAGTGTGTGTTATAGAATTGGTAAATACTTACGTTTTGTGACAGTTCCAGGTCCCATACAATATCTTTGAGATCATGGTTTGTCACTTTCTCATCATTGAGTCCTACCCAAAAGTTATCACTGCGGATTCGAATACATGAAATTCACAAGattagttttagtttaattgtaattaaaagatgaaagaattgttattttggaatAGAGATATTACCGAAGTTGAGTACTTAAGTAgtgtttttcaattattttcctGTCCGCCTTTGGAATTTTCTGCCACACCTTCCTCTGACCCCATcctagttttttctttgttggctttttttgtccttcatcttcatcacttGATTGTTGCAAATCTACAGGTATTGAATCATGAAGGCTCGTTCCTTTTGGGGGATCAGGAATTGGATTTGTGGCATCGGGCTGAGATGCCTATTGTGTTAACTGCAGAttgaaaggaaactaattagaaacttcattcgataaaacagaaactgcaatgcagtttccatttctgtaaagcagataacacactgcattgcaggaaatggaaactgcattgcagtttctgtttctgtaaAGCAGGTAACACACTGCATTGCaggaaatggaaactgcaatgcagtttctgtttctgtaaagcagataacacactgcattgcaggaaatggaaactgcattgcagtttctgtttctgcaatgcagaaaatagaaaaaagcagCAGCTTGAACTGCAGTAATTGCATACCTCCTCGGAAGAGATAAGCTTGAATTGTGGTAGTTCTTCATCATCCTTTTTTgcctccttttttgttttcttattttttttcatacacATAGCAAGATGCTTGaagcctctttctttctctgttcttcaCCCTTTGTACTCTTGAAGGAACATCAGGTGTTGGAGCatcttgcttcttctcttcttctctctcttcttgttgcttctcttcttctttcttttcttcttctttctcttcaactGGTTGTGTTGGTTGTTTTGTAGGCAGATCCATCTCCATATCAAAGATTGTTGGGTCTGACAACAAGCTTTGAATTTCTGCCTTGTACTTTCCTTGAATCTCCTTTTTCTTGGCAATCTTCTCCATGTCAATACGAGTTTCCTTGCCTTCCAATTCTGCAATCCtccttttcagattttgtatttcattaagCTGAACTGTAGATTCCACTGTCATGGTGGCAGTCACACATTCTTCATTATCTAATTTCTCTATGTATGTTGCCAACTCCACTTCTAGCTCCTTTGATCTCTTTTCCGCTTGGATAAATATATCCCAcaattccttcattttcttctcactgtcttcatttttttcatcctTCCACAGTTGTAATCTTTCCGGGCAAACGAAGCTAGGATCTTGTTGTTGGCGGTAGTTGATTTGGTCTGTCATGGACTTCACCAAGAGGTCTTGAATTGCAAGAGGTTCTTTTCCAGCTTCATTCTcaaacattttcttctttccagcCTCTTTTAATTCTGGAGTTTGATCAGCATCATCAGGTTTTCCTTGGTTTTCTGCTTCCTCTGCTTCTCCTTGTTGtccctcatcatcttctttttattttcctgcATATTGAACagaaactaattagaaactgcattgcattgGAGGAAACGAAAACCGAAATGCATAATTCATTGTTTAGAGATTCTTATACCTTGTCAAGAGGGTCTCCCTCTTCTCCggtagtttttctctttttatatgttttcaaaataccctgtacaatgagattgaatgattcagaaactgcattggatAAAATGCAAACTGCAATGTAGAAAACACAAACTGCAATGCACTGTATACAGATTTCAATTACCTTCTCAACAGTGTCTTCCTCTTCCCCAGTAGTTTTTCGCTTTTTAGGAGTTTTGAAAATACCCTGTACAATGAGAATGATTTAGCATGGATTCACATTCAAGATACATTAAAACAGAACATGCGATAAATTGCATACCTCGATGTCATTCAAGTCCTTTATTTGGTTGAATCTTGTGTGGAGTTCCACAagactccatttaagaatggcaggagtttctttctccttgccAAGGATTGGTTGTATGATGTTTGTCCTCTCACACAGTAGAAACTGCACCGTTCAAAAACAAGATATATCAGAAATTAGGTTGGAAACTGCATAggataaaacagaaactgcgttgcagtttccatttctgcATTGCagtaaatggaaactgcattgcactAAATTGAAACTGCATTgcctaaaactcaaaatgcattgcataagCCACTGTTTACTTACCAATATTAGGATAGTGCAACCCGAAACAGCTCCTATAGAGGCTTCTCCtcccttctttgcttttgcttttgcttttgcggtCAAGGATTCATTCATGTAGGCTGAAACAGCTCTTGCCCACGAATAGCTTGAAAGTGTGTCTAGATTCACACAGTGctcaaataatttccaatGCAAAGTAGATGAAGAGTTGGCAAAAAGGAATGTCATGCACAGCAGAATCAATATTAGGCTGACCACCTCCTTGTCGtaatcaacttcttcttcttcttcttcttcagcttctttcttttcttttcctttgttcatttttttcttttgctctgtctttgccttttctttcttcggtTGGTTTGCCAAGGCAATTGTCTTTTGTAATTCTGCTTCTACCTGATTTTTTGAtggttttcccttttctccaaAGTGCCTTGTTCTGAAGGTAGCAGTGTACCTATCATTGACAAGTTTGACAGATTTGCCTTCATTTAGCAGTCCTAGAATCTGAGTCACTGCATTGCTTGTGATTTGGAATGATTTGGTTCCAAATTTGAAGGACTTTGTATCCGAATCAAATTTCTTGAGCAGCTGTCCTAAGTCAAGGTCCGACTTATTCATGTTATTCATGTCAATTCTC
Protein-coding regions in this window:
- the LOC109949633 gene encoding uncharacterized protein LOC109949633, with amino-acid sequence MEQEMSPQKNEAENQPKRRIKMMAQKIKTKPKPNYDRKAKHPDYVQFRCNAYAFNSIIRDIKDKLNERQKKILKKTPFWNLIELFYHQRIDMNNMNKSDLDLGQLLKKFDSDTKSFKFGTKSFQITSNAVTQILGLLNEGKSVKLVNDRYTATFRTRHFGEKGKPSKNQVEAELQKTIALANQPKKEKAKTEQKKKMNKGKEKKEAEEEEEEEVDYDKEVVSLILILLCMTFLFANSSSTLHWKLFEHCVNLDTLSSYSWARAVSAYMNESLTAKAKAKAKKGGEASIGAVSGCTILILFLLCERTNIIQPILGKEKETPAILKWSLVELHTRFNQIKDLNDIEGIFKTPKKRKTTGEEEDTVEKENKKKMMRDNKEKQRKQKTKENLMMLIKLQN